The stretch of DNA CGCGGTCTGTCGAACGCTAAATTCGGGGGCTCAAACGGCTCTGGCTCATCTGAGACCGGAGGAGTATCTGGTCCAGACCCAGCTGACCCAGGCCCTGAGAACGAAATCCGAACTGCCTCAACCTCGATGTCGGACCCCGGCGGTTCTCAGTCGCCTGAACCCGCTGGACCTCCCGCTCAAGGCCGTCTGCCTGACACCGGGCGAGGTTCGGCAGCGGAATCAGACGCCCCCGACCTTGGCGACACTGTCCAGTACTGGGACCTGCTCGATGAGGGAACCACTGTTGAGGACGGTTCGCCCCCTGATGATGCCCAGCAGGTCCCCTCGGATGTCGACAGTGCTGCTGGTCAAGTAGACAGTGCTGACGATGACGACCTCGCAGCTGGGGCCGCTCCGACCACCGATGCTGGCGACGATGGTGACTCGCCTGCAACGGGTGGGGCTGCCAACGCCAAAGACTTGTTCGCGACCGATGACGACGTGCTCGGCCCCGATGTGTACCGCCCGCGAGACGACTCACAGAACATCTAATCAGACTCATGGCGCAAGCACAACAGAACCCACAGCAGTACAGTACGAACATCATTCACGGCTCACTCGGTGACACGACTGAGTTCTGGGGTGGGTACACGGGCGGTGAATTGCTCCTGTTTGCAGCCCCGGTAATCCTATTTGTCCTCGTCCTCGGAATGCCGTTCGTCCCTGCCAGTGCGACACTCCCGGCACTCCTTGGACTGATTCTGGCCGAAGGAGGGCTGTTCACGCTGCGAGCAGTTCGGCCGAACTACTACCGGCTCACTGAATGGCTCCGTGTCCGAGCCTTCTGGCGGGTCAAAGAAGAGGAACATACCGTCGAAGACGGGACTCAGGACACTCGGAATGCCACCCGGCTGAAACGCATCATGCCCCACGGAATCGAACGGGCCGACGGCGCCTACGTCGGGGCCGTCGAGGTCCAGCCAGCCAACATGGCCCTCGAAGACGGTGAGCAGTGGCAGAACGCTGTCCAGTCCCTGACTGAGATGGTTAACTCATTGGAAGGTACCGCTAAGATCTACGTCACGACGCGGGATGCTGACAACACGGAGCATATCGAGGCCCACAAAGAGCGGCTCGAGGATGCCGATACACAGAACCACTCCATCTTCCGGGGGGTCCTCATGGAGTGGCTCAACCGACACACCGACGATGATGGCGAAATCGTCGCCGAGACCGAGATGCAACGCGAATACTACATCATCGTCACGGTCACCGATGCTGAGATTGAGGACCTCGTCAGTGATGACGCGTCTGTTGCGAACTACCTCGAAGACCTTCCGGTGGTGGGTGAGTTGGTCTCCAGTGTCGGGAGCAACGGACTGACCGCCGGGGAGCGAGAGGAACACAAGGCCAAGAAACTCCACGACCGACTCTCCAGAGTCGCTCGCTCGGTCGACAGTCTCTATCGTTGTCGGAGCGAGCCCGTATCGTCGTACAAGCTCGCCCAGCTTACCAAGGACTACTGGGCCTGTGAGCCACGGCAGTTCGGTGATATCGAGCAGGCAGCCAATATCTCGCCGATTACGTACTCCGATAGAGAGCTAGCTCGCGCCAGTGAGATGCTCGAGAACCATGCGGCTGCCGAAGGAACGGATAGCGAGACGAGAGGTATCGATGAAGCTGTGGAGGCTCCGCACGGTGTATCGAATCCGGGCCACGAACACCAGTCGCTGGTCGCACCCACGGCCATCGACTGGGCGGAGGATCATGCACTCATCGACCAGGAGACCTACGCTCGAACGTTCTGGGTCGAAACCTTCCCCGAAGAACCGTCGAATGGGCTGCTCGAACGCCTGCTGCTGGATACGGACCTCCGTGCCGACGTGTCTATTCACATCGATCCGTACGACACGCAGGAGGCACTGGCGGTCATGGAGAACTGGATTTCTTCCCTGCAGGTCGTCCAAGATGACCAGGGCCAGATTCAGGCGGAAGACATCCAGCAAGATGTGAACCAGGCCAAGTTCATCCGGCAGATGGTCCGGCGTAACCACACGTCGCTATTCCGCGCCGGCGTGTTCGTCCGTATCACGGCTGACAGTAAAGAGCAACTCCGAAGGCGGACGAACCAGCTCGAAAGCGTGCTCCGGGACTCGCCCGCGAACTGTGGCATCAAGCGGGCCACCCGCCGACAAGAGGACGGTCTGGTGACTGTCTCGCCAATTGGGGCGAACGAGCTCGGGAAGGATCGCCTCTCGTCGATGACCAGCGAAGCCCTGGGGTCGCTCTTCCCGTTCTCGTCGAACTACCTTCGCATGGAGAACGGTATCGAGTACGGAACCCATGGGCACAACAACTCCTCGTTGCTGATCGACCCATGGGACCTCGAAACCGGTCACTCTGAGCTCGTGACGGGGATGCCTGGGGGCGGGAAAACCCACGGCACACAAGCTCGGGCGATGCGGATGATGAAGAAACGGCCTGACGTCAAGCAGGTCTACATCGACCCGGTCGGAGATATGC from Haloarcula salinisoli encodes:
- a CDS encoding VirB4 family type IV secretion system protein; the protein is MAQAQQNPQQYSTNIIHGSLGDTTEFWGGYTGGELLLFAAPVILFVLVLGMPFVPASATLPALLGLILAEGGLFTLRAVRPNYYRLTEWLRVRAFWRVKEEEHTVEDGTQDTRNATRLKRIMPHGIERADGAYVGAVEVQPANMALEDGEQWQNAVQSLTEMVNSLEGTAKIYVTTRDADNTEHIEAHKERLEDADTQNHSIFRGVLMEWLNRHTDDDGEIVAETEMQREYYIIVTVTDAEIEDLVSDDASVANYLEDLPVVGELVSSVGSNGLTAGEREEHKAKKLHDRLSRVARSVDSLYRCRSEPVSSYKLAQLTKDYWACEPRQFGDIEQAANISPITYSDRELARASEMLENHAAAEGTDSETRGIDEAVEAPHGVSNPGHEHQSLVAPTAIDWAEDHALIDQETYARTFWVETFPEEPSNGLLERLLLDTDLRADVSIHIDPYDTQEALAVMENWISSLQVVQDDQGQIQAEDIQQDVNQAKFIRQMVRRNHTSLFRAGVFVRITADSKEQLRRRTNQLESVLRDSPANCGIKRATRRQEDGLVTVSPIGANELGKDRLSSMTSEALGSLFPFSSNYLRMENGIEYGTHGHNNSSLLIDPWDLETGHSELVTGMPGGGKTHGTQARAMRMMKKRPDVKQVYIDPVGDMRGSAKMLDAKTITVSGETPLNPCEMHPTPEHILEQSPDMQPVAAKKDEVYGVIENFLEARDVHLEMHSGLITFIIDTIFAESDIVPDDPSTHTPENSPNMQDFLDLLDRLQDSPGMFPGATTDSSRQKIREYADELSVALHPFREGSTYGNLSQASDMKLIDDSSKAVYLDLQQVEGTGDGLGKQSFIMQLLLSTLYQQAKNMDSKVEIIIDEAHYLFNDDANLAFLNQIARHQRHAGLRLVMLSQTLQEFYDNGVAEEIAGMCPIMVHHREPDLGDHTAKKAGLTSEQQYYIQTAEAGKESIGDGQGYSQALVRVDEHGDYPLTIRTSWEEKRVIDLDAHGRDVLDELADQVSPKVQQFEQFVYSEAMEHELTQVHGLPPEQAERLLNGLSEDELVEIASVALDRQMTSKAVADGGASTAVDEPPSDPQQRTSSSTDGVLELTEPETPDGATGDNPQPSERQPEPGVPGDDERTVTFDPDGDSIWRTEDKTTASGDANE